One genomic segment of Natranaeroarchaeum aerophilus includes these proteins:
- a CDS encoding helix-turn-helix transcriptional regulator codes for MERSLGIGLVVILLVVGTLGVLPAASIVTAGEHAATSELETDSQLSAAQSDEVDNEQFKLTIHENGTAQWTFQTNRHLDDEEEVEQFETFAAEFNDDEDHQLFADFRDQATALVRNADDELDREMAARQFEREAGVETDTQGNSVGVVRMSFYWEGFGDQQDDRVVVGDIYEGGHYIGEDQWIVFEAGDGLVFSEYEPTETGELSGSNLTDSDSITWKGEEVFSDNQPRAVLQPADAVDEEEINGEPNENPDESDNNPWMLFTGIIVLVLGIGIIAAWRRDATVFEQLVTADAAETSTDSTEPSASESTGDSAVPDEELLTDEARVTSLLEENGGRMKQVRIVEETGWSKSKVSMLLSDMEDEGDLSKLRVGRENIISLDGHEPEAAGSPFEDE; via the coding sequence ATGGAGCGCTCGCTGGGTATCGGACTCGTGGTTATTCTGCTGGTTGTGGGTACTCTCGGCGTTCTGCCTGCAGCCAGCATCGTGACGGCAGGCGAGCACGCCGCCACGAGCGAGCTCGAAACCGACAGCCAGCTGTCGGCTGCCCAGAGCGACGAAGTCGACAACGAACAGTTCAAGCTCACGATCCACGAAAACGGGACGGCACAGTGGACGTTCCAGACGAACCGCCATCTCGACGACGAGGAGGAGGTCGAACAGTTCGAGACGTTCGCAGCAGAGTTTAACGACGACGAGGACCACCAGCTGTTCGCCGACTTCCGCGATCAGGCGACGGCACTCGTCAGGAACGCGGACGACGAACTCGATCGCGAGATGGCAGCCCGGCAGTTCGAGCGCGAGGCTGGCGTCGAAACCGATACGCAGGGTAACTCCGTCGGCGTCGTCAGAATGTCGTTTTACTGGGAGGGGTTCGGTGACCAGCAGGACGACCGCGTGGTCGTCGGCGACATCTACGAGGGGGGACACTATATCGGTGAGGACCAGTGGATCGTCTTCGAGGCCGGAGATGGACTCGTTTTCAGCGAATACGAGCCGACCGAGACCGGAGAACTTTCGGGATCTAATCTAACCGATAGCGACTCGATTACGTGGAAAGGTGAGGAGGTCTTCAGCGATAATCAGCCACGGGCCGTCCTGCAACCTGCAGATGCAGTCGATGAAGAGGAGATAAACGGTGAACCGAATGAGAATCCGGACGAGTCCGACAACAACCCGTGGATGCTGTTCACCGGAATTATCGTGCTCGTGCTCGGAATCGGAATTATCGCCGCGTGGCGACGCGATGCGACCGTGTTCGAACAGCTTGTAACCGCTGATGCGGCCGAGACATCGACAGATTCGACGGAGCCGTCGGCCTCCGAGTCGACAGGCGATTCGGCGGTTCCGGACGAGGAGTTACTGACCGACGAAGCGCGCGTGACCTCGCTCCTCGAAGAGAACGGCGGCCGGATGAAACAGGTTCGGATCGTCGAGGAGACCGGCTGGTCGAAGTCGAAGGTAAGCATGCTTCTCTCGGATATGGAAGACGAGGGAGACCTCTCGAAGTTGCGGGTGGGCCGTGAGAACATCATCAGTCTCGATGGACACGAACCGGAAGCCGCCGGATCGCCATTCGAGGACGAATAA
- a CDS encoding MMPL family transporter: MSLPERLASLVTTYSKTAIAVMLVLTLVVGSGVGMVEQSSSLDQFESENDEVEGQEYIDENFVAPGQENVTQAQIIVRGDDVLTRESVLSTLEYQQALHDDAEINDTLAEDDPITGVSNLIAITAIQSERAEELETRGEELEADQEELEQDTADLEARAGNLEDALNETQRLQTELDEVERQYENGEIDEETYEAEQERIEEEIGGVVEDATADLTDEQAGTFEDAVSQLRPLVSDRNDLVAAQEEGADNQDEIDEIDESIGEIYELGTVGVFEDEFEALEERGDDLEQRGDELEADQEELQDGSSPSLDDQIEHVGGMDDDEFEDAVTTVLDPDDGQDFAFQLMPTGYEPGSTSSDARMMIVRQDVPEAGDFETGDVSDVLVDTQLAMQSIGDELSTDDEVIVFGFGAISEEIDRSMGESLAIVGPLALLFVVVALAIAYRDLLDILLGTAGIFAVLIWTFGFMGWAGIQFNQIFIAVPVLLIGLSIDYAIHIFMRHREQREADGYAEGDGIRRAMTVGLTGVGVALVWVTATTVFGFLSNLVSPVAPIQEFGVVSSVGIVSALLIFGVLIPALKIELDELLEGWGFNRKKRAFGTGGGRFSDVLSTGAILARKAPVAIILVALVISAGGAIAGSQVDTSFEDEDFLADDPPDWMKNLPDAIAPGDYSAKANFEYVNENFVRQDTQANILVRGDATDAETLERIDAAEAEAGETDSAVILSRGGADTESPIGTMQSVADRNESFNETFTDADTTGDGIPDENIEEVYDELYNVAPDEAANVIYRTDDGEYEALLLTVSVRGSAATADVTSEMRAVAGGIDDDGSHETRSAIATGGPIVNEVIQGQLFDTVIQSLLVTLVTVFAFLGGIYRLQHGSAILGVITLLPVALAVSWILGTMYVLGMPFNVLTGMITSLTVGLGVAYSIHISERYNLELARHESAWDAMHIAVTGTGGALLGSAATTVGGFGVLAFAILPVLQQFGIITGMTIIYAFLGSVIVLPSLLVLWTRYIGPAEKLDVDPSDQPPDDSPETGSDDAAAPPASNVDVASADAPSVERVATRSLAQETLEPGDQFEATITVEASDGRVVLAEEAPGEGGHVTELTPEPVECEQVGRTLYVLWESVTPVDLRMSYVATVPEDVPGGETIEFNGRVTTADGARPVGGTETVPVRTPLLERLNDEDAPDEDVLSEAGAGANDGDITRSTLEDVYRRWVSATDPNDDGSTASEPATGEDGSFEGHARAADTDGGTDRESSPDDEEGDP; this comes from the coding sequence GTGAGCCTTCCAGAACGCCTCGCTTCGCTCGTTACGACATACAGCAAGACCGCAATAGCGGTCATGCTGGTGTTGACGCTGGTCGTGGGCAGCGGTGTGGGGATGGTCGAACAGTCGTCCTCGCTTGACCAGTTCGAAAGCGAGAACGACGAGGTCGAGGGCCAGGAGTACATCGACGAGAACTTCGTCGCACCGGGCCAGGAGAACGTCACACAGGCACAGATCATCGTCCGTGGTGACGACGTGCTCACCCGTGAGTCGGTGCTGTCGACGCTCGAATACCAGCAGGCATTACACGATGACGCCGAGATCAACGACACGCTCGCGGAGGACGATCCGATCACGGGCGTCTCGAATCTGATCGCGATCACGGCAATCCAGAGCGAGCGCGCGGAAGAACTTGAAACACGCGGCGAGGAGCTCGAAGCGGATCAGGAGGAATTAGAGCAGGATACAGCTGATCTCGAAGCCCGAGCTGGCAACCTCGAAGACGCGCTGAACGAAACCCAGCGGCTCCAGACCGAACTCGACGAGGTCGAACGCCAGTACGAAAACGGCGAGATCGACGAGGAGACCTACGAGGCCGAACAGGAGCGGATCGAAGAGGAGATCGGCGGAGTTGTTGAGGACGCCACCGCCGATCTGACCGACGAGCAAGCGGGAACGTTCGAGGATGCCGTCAGTCAGCTTCGCCCGCTCGTAAGCGATCGCAACGATCTCGTTGCAGCCCAGGAGGAGGGCGCGGACAACCAGGACGAGATCGATGAGATCGACGAGTCGATCGGAGAGATCTACGAACTCGGGACGGTCGGCGTTTTCGAAGACGAGTTCGAGGCGCTGGAAGAGCGGGGGGACGACCTCGAACAGCGTGGCGACGAGCTCGAAGCGGATCAGGAGGAACTACAGGACGGCTCTTCGCCCTCGCTCGACGACCAGATCGAGCACGTCGGCGGGATGGACGACGACGAGTTCGAGGACGCGGTGACAACGGTACTCGATCCCGATGACGGACAGGACTTCGCGTTCCAGTTGATGCCGACCGGCTACGAACCGGGTAGTACCAGCTCCGACGCCCGGATGATGATCGTTCGGCAGGACGTCCCCGAGGCCGGTGATTTCGAGACCGGCGACGTCTCCGACGTGCTGGTCGACACGCAGCTTGCAATGCAGTCGATCGGCGACGAACTGAGCACTGACGACGAGGTAATCGTCTTCGGCTTCGGCGCGATCAGCGAGGAGATTGACCGGTCGATGGGCGAGTCGCTGGCGATCGTTGGACCGCTTGCACTCCTCTTCGTCGTCGTCGCGCTGGCAATCGCGTATCGGGATCTGCTCGACATCCTGCTCGGGACTGCCGGGATCTTTGCAGTGCTGATCTGGACCTTTGGCTTCATGGGCTGGGCAGGGATCCAGTTCAACCAGATCTTCATCGCGGTTCCCGTCCTATTGATCGGGTTATCGATCGACTACGCGATCCACATATTCATGCGCCATCGCGAGCAACGCGAGGCGGACGGCTACGCGGAGGGTGATGGGATCCGCCGTGCCATGACCGTCGGCCTCACCGGGGTCGGCGTCGCGCTCGTGTGGGTAACCGCCACGACCGTCTTCGGGTTCCTCTCGAACCTCGTCAGCCCCGTCGCGCCGATCCAGGAGTTCGGCGTTGTCAGTAGCGTCGGCATCGTCTCCGCGCTGTTAATCTTCGGCGTCCTGATCCCCGCACTGAAAATCGAGCTCGATGAACTGCTTGAAGGCTGGGGATTCAACCGTAAGAAACGGGCGTTCGGGACCGGCGGCGGTCGGTTCAGTGACGTGCTCTCGACCGGTGCAATTCTCGCTCGGAAAGCGCCGGTGGCGATTATTCTGGTCGCGCTGGTCATCAGCGCGGGCGGCGCGATCGCCGGCTCGCAGGTCGATACCAGTTTCGAGGACGAGGACTTCCTCGCGGACGACCCGCCAGACTGGATGAAGAACCTGCCCGACGCTATCGCACCTGGTGACTACTCCGCGAAGGCTAACTTCGAGTACGTCAACGAGAACTTCGTCCGACAGGATACACAGGCGAACATTCTCGTGAGAGGTGATGCGACCGACGCGGAGACCCTAGAGCGGATCGACGCTGCGGAAGCCGAAGCAGGGGAGACTGATTCGGCCGTGATTCTCTCCCGCGGCGGAGCGGATACGGAGAGTCCGATCGGCACGATGCAGTCGGTGGCCGACCGGAACGAGAGCTTCAACGAGACGTTTACTGATGCCGATACGACCGGCGACGGCATTCCCGACGAAAACATCGAGGAAGTGTACGACGAACTGTACAATGTCGCACCCGACGAGGCAGCAAACGTCATCTATCGGACCGACGACGGGGAGTACGAGGCGCTCCTGTTGACCGTCTCCGTCCGCGGGAGTGCAGCGACCGCCGACGTGACCAGCGAGATGCGCGCTGTCGCCGGTGGGATCGACGACGACGGGTCCCACGAAACCAGAAGCGCTATCGCGACTGGGGGTCCGATCGTCAACGAAGTCATTCAGGGGCAGCTGTTCGACACTGTCATCCAGAGTCTGCTGGTGACGCTTGTGACGGTGTTCGCGTTCCTCGGTGGGATCTACCGGCTGCAGCACGGGAGCGCGATCCTCGGCGTGATCACGCTACTCCCGGTCGCACTCGCCGTCAGCTGGATCCTCGGGACGATGTACGTCCTCGGGATGCCGTTTAACGTCCTGACGGGGATGATCACAAGCCTGACTGTCGGGCTGGGGGTCGCCTACAGTATTCACATTAGCGAGCGCTACAACCTCGAACTGGCCAGACACGAAAGCGCGTGGGACGCGATGCACATCGCGGTTACCGGTACCGGCGGCGCACTGCTCGGCAGTGCAGCGACGACCGTCGGCGGCTTCGGCGTACTCGCCTTCGCCATCCTGCCAGTACTCCAGCAGTTCGGCATCATCACGGGGATGACGATCATCTACGCATTCCTCGGGAGCGTGATCGTTCTGCCCTCGCTGCTGGTGCTGTGGACCCGCTACATCGGTCCGGCGGAGAAACTTGATGTCGATCCATCGGACCAGCCACCGGACGACTCCCCGGAGACGGGATCGGACGACGCCGCCGCTCCGCCAGCATCGAACGTCGATGTAGCGAGCGCCGATGCACCGAGTGTCGAGCGCGTCGCGACCCGAAGCCTCGCACAGGAGACACTCGAACCCGGCGATCAGTTCGAAGCGACCATCACGGTCGAGGCATCTGACGGCCGCGTCGTCCTCGCCGAGGAAGCGCCCGGCGAGGGTGGTCACGTCACCGAACTCACGCCCGAGCCAGTCGAGTGCGAGCAGGTCGGCCGGACGCTGTACGTGCTCTGGGAGTCGGTGACGCCCGTCGATCTGCGCATGAGCTACGTGGCGACGGTCCCCGAGGACGTACCGGGTGGTGAAACCATCGAGTTCAACGGGCGAGTGACGACGGCGGACGGTGCTCGACCGGTCGGCGGAACCGAGACAGTCCCTGTCAGGACTCCCCTGCTGGAACGACTCAACGATGAGGACGCGCCCGACGAGGACGTCCTCTCCGAGGCGGGAGCCGGTGCGAATGACGGCGATATCACTCGGTCGACGCTGGAAGACGTGTATCGTCGGTGGGTCTCGGCAACAGATCCGAATGATGACGGATCGACGGCTTCGGAGCCGGCTACGGGTGAAGATGGGAGCTTCGAGGGGCATGCCAGAGCAGCCGACACCGACGGCGGGACCGACAGGGAGTCGTCCCCGGACGACGAGGAGGGCGACCCATGA
- a CDS encoding TrmB family transcriptional regulator: MNESDAIESLERLGLTSYEAKVFIALQKLGGGTAREVHQITDVPRSQVYSVADGLADRGLVEVQQSNPIQYRPVSIDEARETLRSRFEREQQQAFDYVEQVQREHDDGQEKKEAIWTLRGRERIDARTREIIDGAESRIVFGTGDLSILSEAMEQLLRERAADGLSVLVISESQEVRAVFADDDRITVVQPPMQYDEENPAGRIVLGDWNALLMSVTDEEAVDPSGEETAIWSVDTSFATMLSGIIEANLGIE; the protein is encoded by the coding sequence ATGAACGAGTCAGACGCGATCGAATCGCTCGAACGGCTCGGGCTGACCAGCTACGAGGCGAAGGTGTTCATCGCGCTCCAGAAGCTCGGCGGCGGAACCGCCCGCGAAGTTCACCAGATCACCGACGTACCGCGCTCGCAGGTGTACAGCGTGGCCGACGGGCTGGCCGATCGGGGACTGGTCGAGGTCCAGCAGTCGAACCCGATCCAGTACCGGCCCGTAAGTATCGACGAGGCCCGTGAGACACTTCGTTCGCGGTTCGAGCGCGAGCAACAGCAGGCGTTCGACTACGTCGAACAGGTCCAGCGCGAGCACGACGACGGACAGGAAAAAAAGGAAGCGATCTGGACGCTCCGTGGTCGCGAGCGGATCGACGCGCGCACCCGTGAGATCATCGACGGTGCGGAATCGAGGATCGTGTTCGGGACGGGTGATCTGTCGATACTTTCCGAGGCGATGGAACAGCTCCTTCGGGAACGCGCCGCCGATGGGCTCTCTGTGCTCGTGATCAGCGAGTCCCAGGAGGTCCGTGCGGTGTTCGCGGACGATGATCGGATCACCGTCGTGCAACCGCCGATGCAGTATGACGAGGAAAACCCCGCAGGACGAATCGTCCTCGGGGACTGGAACGCGCTCCTGATGAGCGTGACCGACGAGGAGGCAGTCGACCCAAGCGGTGAGGAAACGGCGATCTGGAGCGTCGACACGAGCTTCGCGACGATGCTATCCGGGATCATCGAAGCGAACCTCGGGATCGAGTGA
- a CDS encoding acyl-CoA thioesterase/bile acid-CoA:amino acid N-acyltransferase family protein produces MRRRDLLTAATSFGLTSVAGCLDLFGEIATIQVPETAFVDERIDISVTDIESEERVWIEAETEDGSGNRWFGRGLFEPGDGAVHLQEASPNRGTYEQTAAMGLFWSMQPGDFALPTYDTDQQTQSVRFRVVPETADDPIAERTVERHLAAPDSDETEITSPIVGTLVESPTDGPAPGIVLFHGSGGNRPLAPARLLARHGFTVLALQYFSPDVQTLPDALVEVPVEYADSAVDWLADHEATTEAPIGLGGISRGGELALLVGTRHDDVGAVVNWAGAGMLFNAIVLDENLDPAPETPDTSAWSIDGEPLAHPSLEAFDQGGDLTEGYRTWIEETTPEETIRAAQIPLEEIGAPILLLSGGDDQVWPSRYLLDRTEQRLETVGYDHRFEHHSYDAAGHGIGVPSLPTWPNRSGGPFGGTIAGTAAAATDAWPRVLEFFELGTNQ; encoded by the coding sequence ATGCGCCGACGGGACTTGCTCACAGCGGCCACAAGTTTCGGTCTCACGTCCGTAGCTGGCTGTCTCGACCTGTTCGGGGAGATCGCGACCATTCAGGTGCCGGAGACGGCATTCGTCGACGAGCGAATCGATATCAGTGTCACGGACATCGAGTCCGAGGAACGGGTCTGGATAGAGGCCGAAACAGAGGACGGGAGCGGAAACCGGTGGTTCGGACGGGGACTGTTCGAACCGGGCGATGGTGCGGTCCATCTCCAGGAGGCGTCGCCGAACCGTGGAACCTACGAACAGACGGCTGCAATGGGGCTGTTCTGGTCGATGCAACCGGGGGACTTCGCGTTGCCGACGTACGACACCGACCAGCAAACCCAGTCCGTCCGTTTCCGGGTGGTGCCGGAAACGGCTGACGACCCGATCGCCGAGAGGACCGTCGAACGACACCTCGCAGCGCCGGACAGCGACGAAACTGAAATCACCTCACCGATCGTCGGCACGCTCGTCGAATCTCCGACAGACGGCCCTGCTCCGGGAATCGTTCTGTTTCACGGCTCTGGCGGCAACAGACCGCTCGCCCCCGCACGGTTGCTCGCCCGGCACGGGTTTACTGTCCTGGCATTGCAGTACTTCTCGCCGGATGTTCAGACCCTCCCCGACGCCCTCGTCGAGGTTCCGGTCGAGTACGCCGATAGTGCCGTCGATTGGCTCGCGGACCACGAGGCGACGACCGAAGCGCCGATCGGACTCGGTGGTATCTCCCGTGGTGGCGAACTCGCCCTGCTGGTTGGCACCCGTCACGACGATGTCGGTGCCGTCGTCAACTGGGCCGGCGCTGGAATGCTGTTCAACGCCATCGTTCTCGACGAGAACCTGGATCCAGCGCCGGAAACGCCGGACACCTCAGCCTGGTCGATCGACGGGGAGCCGCTGGCCCATCCATCCCTGGAGGCATTCGATCAGGGAGGTGATCTCACGGAGGGGTATCGAACGTGGATCGAGGAAACCACGCCTGAAGAGACGATTCGTGCGGCCCAAATCCCACTCGAAGAGATCGGCGCTCCGATCTTGTTACTCTCGGGAGGCGACGATCAGGTTTGGCCGTCACGATATCTTCTCGACCGGACCGAACAGCGGCTCGAAACGGTCGGATACGACCATCGGTTCGAACATCACAGTTACGACGCAGCTGGTCACGGCATCGGGGTGCCCTCGCTCCCGACGTGGCCGAACCGGTCGGGTGGACCGTTTGGAGGGACGATAGCCGGAACTGCAGCAGCCGCTACAGACGCCTGGCCGCGTGTGCTCGAATTCTTCGAACTCGGGACGAATCAGTGA
- a CDS encoding mRNA surveillance protein pelota — protein sequence MRIQDRHPVEGGRERMTLVPESLDDLWHLQYVLEPGDLVGGDTTRRIQRNDDQMRDTGGEREHMYVTIDVEEVEFHKFSNRLRVAGTIDDCSREDQLGLHHTLNIEERDEITVEKRFKPDQEERLQEAVEATENPDVVIATVEEGQAHIHSVEQYGTEEYARFTGTTGKGEFSRSREELFEELTDALARLDVDAIILAGPGFTKKDAYSYIEEEAAEVTDKITMVDTSGVGDRGVHEVLKRGAVADVQAETRIAEEAGLIDELTERMAEGAKASYGPDNVAEAAEFGAVETLLILDDRLRHERSGEGEWEIDADDVITQVEQQGGDVVVFSGEFDPGQQLSNLGGIAALLRYRLE from the coding sequence ATGAGAATTCAGGATCGCCATCCGGTCGAGGGAGGCCGCGAGCGGATGACGCTCGTCCCCGAAAGCCTCGACGACCTCTGGCATCTGCAGTACGTCCTCGAACCCGGCGACCTCGTCGGCGGCGATACGACCCGGCGGATCCAGCGTAACGACGACCAGATGCGTGACACCGGCGGCGAGCGCGAACACATGTACGTCACCATCGACGTCGAGGAGGTCGAGTTCCACAAGTTCTCGAATCGGCTTCGCGTCGCCGGTACCATCGACGACTGTTCCCGCGAGGACCAGCTCGGGCTCCACCACACACTCAACATCGAGGAGCGCGACGAGATTACCGTCGAAAAGCGATTCAAACCCGATCAGGAGGAACGCTTACAGGAGGCCGTCGAAGCAACCGAGAACCCCGACGTCGTCATCGCCACCGTCGAAGAGGGGCAGGCCCACATCCACTCCGTCGAGCAGTATGGGACCGAGGAGTACGCCCGTTTCACCGGGACGACCGGGAAAGGCGAGTTCTCCCGCTCGCGCGAGGAGCTGTTCGAGGAGCTAACCGACGCGCTCGCGCGTCTGGACGTCGATGCGATCATCCTCGCCGGGCCGGGATTCACCAAGAAGGACGCTTACTCGTACATCGAGGAGGAGGCCGCGGAGGTTACCGATAAAATTACGATGGTCGACACGAGCGGCGTCGGCGATCGCGGCGTCCACGAGGTGCTGAAACGCGGTGCGGTCGCGGACGTCCAGGCAGAGACCCGTATCGCCGAGGAGGCCGGGTTGATCGACGAGTTGACCGAACGAATGGCCGAGGGGGCGAAAGCATCCTATGGGCCCGACAACGTCGCCGAGGCCGCGGAGTTCGGCGCGGTCGAGACGCTGTTGATCCTCGACGACCGGCTCAGACACGAACGAAGCGGGGAAGGCGAGTGGGAGATCGACGCCGACGACGTGATCACGCAGGTTGAACAGCAGGGCGGCGACGTCGTCGTCTTCTCCGGCGAGTTCGATCCCGGCCAGCAGCTCTCGAATCTCGGTGGGATCGCCGCGCTGTTGCGCTACCGGCTGGAGTGA
- a CDS encoding histidine kinase N-terminal 7TM domain-containing protein, protein MDGVAAMPAWVWVLVVVAFTTAGLAAYTFRYRTIPGALWLTAMNLVVCVYTGTYILQAMTIRSPATLAFLEHLQLALGTLSVACWFLFVLTYTGRAELLGRRGHGAVVALLCIVFVVNVTGPIHGLVFSEVFVDLSGDVPIVNTESNVIHVVQLLALFSLSPIGLVFLHRSLSEYDELFSEQAFALLLGSVSPYVAAGIDVMQLEPDPAMPLLPLGFGAMSVALTYAAARHRLFEFVPATRRIGEARALQQLDDGVVIVSTDGTVLQINESACGLLDCDRSACLGEPLSTLHETGDHGPADVPKTIDRLGRRLQTNRSAVEGPTGDVMGYAVVYRDVTGKRRRQQRITVLNRLLRHNLRNELSVVEGHVTQLADIEDSEQRRQRVDELETVIERIVDLSRQAHAVERHLSVADRTIEQVAVADVVDRIVERTARNYPSAEIVSNVPPDLAVSTYPQQLEVVLENLVENGIQHNNSSERRLGITATRDSDGVALGIADDGPGIPDHELEAIEAGENSQLYHGSGLGLWLVSWVVAVLGGDLDFEVTDDGTTVHVWVPNRGDE, encoded by the coding sequence ATGGACGGAGTTGCCGCGATGCCAGCGTGGGTGTGGGTGCTCGTCGTCGTCGCGTTCACGACGGCAGGGCTCGCCGCGTACACGTTCCGGTACCGAACGATTCCCGGCGCACTCTGGCTTACCGCGATGAACCTCGTGGTCTGTGTGTACACTGGAACCTACATCCTGCAGGCGATGACGATCCGTTCGCCAGCGACGCTCGCGTTCCTGGAACACCTCCAGCTTGCACTCGGAACACTGTCGGTCGCGTGCTGGTTCCTCTTCGTCCTCACGTACACCGGTCGCGCAGAGCTACTGGGTCGGCGCGGACACGGTGCCGTCGTCGCCCTGCTCTGTATCGTGTTCGTGGTGAACGTCACGGGGCCGATCCACGGACTGGTCTTCTCGGAGGTGTTCGTCGACCTCTCGGGCGACGTGCCGATCGTCAACACCGAGTCGAACGTGATCCACGTCGTCCAGTTGCTCGCGCTGTTTTCGCTGTCGCCGATCGGTCTCGTCTTCCTCCACAGATCGCTCTCGGAGTACGACGAGCTGTTCTCCGAGCAGGCGTTTGCCCTTCTCCTCGGATCGGTTTCGCCGTACGTGGCGGCCGGAATCGACGTCATGCAGCTCGAACCCGATCCAGCCATGCCGCTGTTACCACTCGGGTTCGGCGCGATGAGCGTTGCTCTCACGTACGCGGCTGCCAGACATCGCCTGTTCGAGTTCGTCCCGGCAACCCGTCGGATCGGCGAAGCGAGGGCACTCCAGCAACTCGACGACGGCGTCGTCATCGTCTCGACTGACGGGACGGTGTTACAGATCAACGAGAGCGCCTGTGGACTGCTTGATTGTGACCGCTCAGCGTGTCTCGGTGAGCCGCTGTCAACGCTGCACGAGACTGGAGATCACGGTCCAGCGGATGTCCCCAAAACGATCGACCGACTCGGGCGACGGCTCCAGACGAACCGCTCAGCCGTCGAAGGACCGACCGGTGACGTGATGGGCTATGCCGTCGTCTATCGGGACGTCACGGGGAAACGGCGACGACAGCAGCGGATTACCGTGCTGAACCGGCTCCTCAGACATAACTTGCGCAACGAACTCTCCGTCGTCGAGGGGCATGTCACTCAGCTGGCCGACATTGAGGATTCCGAGCAACGCAGACAGCGTGTCGACGAGCTCGAAACCGTCATCGAGCGGATCGTCGATCTCAGCCGGCAAGCACACGCCGTCGAACGCCACCTGTCGGTCGCCGACCGTACGATCGAGCAGGTCGCAGTGGCCGACGTAGTCGATCGGATCGTTGAACGGACTGCCCGGAACTACCCCTCGGCCGAAATCGTCAGCAACGTCCCACCGGATCTCGCTGTCTCGACCTACCCCCAGCAACTCGAAGTGGTACTCGAAAACCTCGTCGAGAACGGCATCCAGCACAACAACTCCTCAGAACGACGGCTCGGGATCACTGCAACGAGGGACTCGGATGGTGTCGCCCTCGGGATCGCCGACGACGGCCCCGGAATCCCCGATCACGAGCTCGAGGCGATTGAAGCCGGAGAGAACTCACAGCTCTACCACGGGAGCGGACTCGGACTCTGGCTCGTCAGCTGGGTCGTCGCAGTGCTCGGCGGCGATCTCGACTTCGAGGTAACCGACGACGGAACGACCGTACACGTGTGGGTGCCGAATCGAGGCGACGAGTAA